One window from the genome of Oncorhynchus gorbuscha isolate QuinsamMale2020 ecotype Even-year linkage group LG14, OgorEven_v1.0, whole genome shotgun sequence encodes:
- the LOC123995608 gene encoding ubl carboxyl-terminal hydrolase 18-like, with protein sequence MSRRMCSMFYRSWSLPIESRSQDLRGLRNYGLSCCVNALLQSFSATRELVDLLEGWNPVDKESVPLYLRKVLLAMQSDQSQPAPHKDFLHCLDRNYIHDNVQQDADEVFLSILNLIQQQMSDKALAQEIQSLYKVTVETYLQCLECKYIETGTSFLLSLPMHIRESHDSLEDCMRFFFELQELRDGDKCYCERCGEKKPSKQGFKLISLPSVLCLHLKRFRNSRGYTRKLHCKVTFPETLNISEILTAEALSERYVQSDSQYSLCAVIVHSGVAMFGHYTAYVRHKDQSWYHTNDSSVRQVSWKEVQNTYGGSLREGTAYMLLYRQTPEGKQPEWSSGRRS encoded by the exons ATGTCACGAAGAATGTGCTCAATGTTCTACCGTAGTTGGAGTCTTCCTATCGAGAGTAGGTCACAAG ACCTAAGAGGTCTGAGGAACTATGGCCTGTCATGCTGTGTGAACGCTCTGCTGCAGTCCTTCTCTGCCACCCGGGAACTGGTAGATCTGCTAGAAGG GTGGAACCCAGTTGACAAGGAGAGTGTCCCTCTGTATCTGAGGAAGGTGCTGCTAGCCATGCAGAGTGATCAATCCCAGCCTGCTCCTCATAAAGACTTCCTGCACTGCCTGGACAGAAATTACATCCACG ACAATGTTCAGCAGGATGCAGATGAGGTATTCCTCTCCATTCTAAACCTTATCCAACAACAGATGAGTGACAAGGCCTTG GCTCAGGAGATTCAGTCTCTGTACAAGGTTACCGTGGAGACATACCTTCAGTGTCTAGAATGTAAATACATCGAAACTGGGACCAGCTTTCTACTCAGCCTCCCCATGCACATAAGAGAGAGCCATGACTCCCTG GAGGACTGCATGCGGTTCTTCTTCGAGCTTCAGGAGCTAAGGGATGGAGATAAGTGCTACTGTGAAAGGTGTGGAGAGAAGAAGCCATCCAAACAG GGCTTCAAACTCATCTCCCTGCCCTCTGTCTTGTGTCTTCACCTGAAGAGATTCCGTAATTCCCGTGGTTACACCAGGAAACTACACTGCAAAGTCACCTTCCCAGAAACCCtgaacatttctgagatcttgACAGCAGAGGCACTGTCAGAACGTTATGTACAG agtgacagccagtacAGTTTGTGTGCAGTCATAGTGCACTCCGGCGTTGCCATGTTTGGACACTACACAGCATACGTTCGTCACAAGGACCAGAGCTGGTACCACACTAATGATAGTTCTGTACGGCAG GTTAGCTGGAAGGAAGTACAGAACACCTATGGAGGAAGTCTAAG AGAAGGCACAGCGTATATGCTGCTCTACAGACAAACCCCAGAGGGAAAGCAACCGGAGTGGTCCTCAGGCCGACGGAGCTAA